Below is a genomic region from Spirosoma radiotolerans.
CAACTGCTGCCCACACATCCGTTGCAAATTGAGCAAGTATAATGGATAATTCTAAACCGGCAAACACAATAAGGACGGTTTTTCGGGCTTTCAGTGTCGGCCACCCGTGCTTGATCAGCCAGGAGGATAAGTAGCCGCCACCCACGCTGCCCACGGTCGTCGCGGTATAAATGAGCATCAGTTCGAGGCTCGGCTTTTTCAAATCCAGCTTGAAGGTGGATGAGAAATAGGAGGGAAGCCAGAACAGGAAAAACCAGTAAATCGGGTCAATCAGTCCTTTGCCGGTGATGAGTGCCCAGGTTTGTGGGAGGGTGAACAGCTTGACCCAATTTATCGCAATTTTATTGCCGCTTTCGGCCTCCTGACCGCTGGTGATGTACGTATATTCGGTTGCTGACAGTCGTTTCTGTTTAGCCGGAATATCATAAAACACGAGCCAGAAGATTAGCCAGACAAACCCCAGTGCCCCTGTAATCCAGAACACTTCCTGCCAACCGTAATGAGTCAGAATCCAGGGGACAATAAGTAATGCAACGACCACGCCAACGCTGGTGCCTGCGTTAAATAGCCCCGTGGCCAGCGCCCGTTCTTTGGTGGGAAACCACTCGGCTACGGTTTTGACAGCGGCCGGGTAATTGCCTGCTTCGCCCAACCCTAATCCCACTCTGGCCAGCCCAAACCCGAATACACTTCTGGCCAGGGCATGAAGCATACCCGCCACGCTCCACCAGACAATGGTGACCGCGTACCCAATACGGGTGCCGACCTTGTCGATAAACCAGCCAAAGGCGAGTAACCCAACAGCATACGCAGCCGAAAACGCGGTGACGATCCGGGAAAAATTAGTTTCGGTCCAGGAAAATTCAACTTCCAGAATAGGTTTCAACAAGCCTATTATCTGGCGGTCGAGGTAATTGATGGTGGTAGCCGAAAATAACAAAATGACGATGATCCACCGGTAATACGTGGGTTGGGAATTAGTCACAACAGGTAGGGTTTAGCGTATAATTTTTTCAACCACAGAGGCACGGATAACACGGAGCTTTAATGGGAATAAAATCAGGCAATCAAACTCTGTGTTCTCCGTGCCGCTGTGGTTGAAATCTTTTTAAGTCTGAGGGTTTTTAGTAAACCGGTTCGTGCTGTGCGGTCCGTGTTCTCACGGACCACACAGCACGAACCACGGGCACAGTCGGTTTTTGACCAGATAAAGAACCTGGCAAAGCGTCTATTTCTGCTCCATAGCCGCCTGCATAGTTTTAACAAAATCCTGCCAATGCGCTTTCAGCCCGGCCCAGTTTTTTGCCTGGATAAGGGCCTTGTCGAACAGGTGGCTACCGATGCCTAATCCATCGGCCCCGGCCTTAAAATAAGCCGCCATATTGTCGAGGCTGACACCACCCGTTGGCATTAGTTTCAATTGATTCAGGGGCGCTTTTACATCCTTTATGTATTCGGGGCCAAGGGACGTGGCCGGATATACTTTAACCATCGACGCCCCTAATGTCCAGGCTTTATAAATTTCGGACGGGGTAAAGGCACCGGGGAAAATAGGGACTCCGCGCTTCACGCAGGCTTTAATGACTTTTTTGTCGACAACAGGAGTGACAATGAATTGAGCACCAGCGTCCAGCGCCTGATCGAGGTCATCGAGCGTACAAACCGTTCCGGCTCCGATATTCAGGCCTTCGCGGTGGTGGTTTGTCGCGTTCTGGATGATAGACGCGGCCCCCGCCGTGTTCATCGTTATTTCGATGGTTGTCAGGCCCGCTTCCCGGTAAACCGGCAGAATGTGGTCAATAGCGTCCGGGGGCAGTCCCCGGATAATGCCGACTATCGGCGCTTTTGAGAATAATTCCCAGGAGAATGTGTGCTGGCTCATTTAGGCAGGAGTACGTGTTGATTTTGCGCTATTTTTAGTTGTCCGGCCATGGTCGCTTTATCAATCAGATTCGCGGAAATAGTGGTTGTCCGGTCGCTTAATTGAAGTACTTCCATCGCCAGTTTATACAACTCATACAAGTTATTTCCACTGCACAGGATCAGTTGCCATTTCGGTTGCTTGATGAGTGTTTTTAGTTCGTCGCCGATTAGAAGGCCACTTAAATAAAGCGCGTTCTGTTTCTTGCTCAGTTTGTTGAATAGCTGGTTTGTCCGGACCCGAAATAAGGCGTTTAGAATCGACGAGTCGGCGTCATTGATTCCCGACGTAAAGGCGGTCAGGTCACTGTCAGAAAACGTGTGTAAATCAGTGGGTTCTACAGAGTCCTTCAGGATGCTGTGGTAGGCCATCAGGTTGAATAACTCGCCCGTCATAAAGGTGCGAAAGTCGGTAACCTGCTGCTGCTGAATGTAAATGTGCTTTGAATGAGTACCCGGAAATAGCAGGATCGACTCATCGACGCTCATCTGTAGAGTGTCCAGCAAATCCAGCAAGCCAATGAGCTGGGTTTCTTCTCCACGCATAACGTCGTCCTGCGTTCGGACGCCCGAAATCAGGGTAAGGTCGTGCGGAAAGTCAGCCTGTGCCGAAAGCTGTCTGGTACTGGCCAGGCTACCGTCTGTAGGGAAAGGCAGCGTGGCGTAGGGAACCTCCTCCATACCGATGGAGGAGGAAGCCATCCCCGAAATAACGATAGGCGTACCCGTTAGGTCGATGGCTGTTTTGCTGGCTAGCCAATCGACCTGACGCTTCAACTGCTGGCGGAAAAAGTGTTCTCTGGAAACCCCCTGGCTTTCGCCGTTCGCTTTCCAGTCGCTGAAGGTGCTGGCTACGCCTTCCTGTGAAGTGACTTCGCTAATGAGCCGAAGGTCGGTGCTGTCTATGAGCCGTAAGCGAAACGAGGACGTCCCCCAGTCACACCCTAATAGATGATTTTTCATTAATTCTCCTTTTTGGTACGACTTACGGTAAGGCAAAGGCGACATACGATCCGCCGGGTTTCAGGCCATAGCGGGTACCACCAGCGGCAATAGCGATATACTGTTTTCCATCGACCATGTAGGTGATGGGTGTAGCAAAACCACCGGCGGGCAGCTTGTACTCCCACACGACTTTACCCGTTTTTTTGTCAAACGCCCGAAGCGTTTCGTCATACGTGGCTGCAATGAAAATCAAGCCACCTGCTGTCACAATTGGCCCTCCGTGGTTTTCCGTACCGGTTGGGGGAATGCCTTTCTTTGTCAGTTCGGGGTATTCGCCAAGAGGCACTTGCCAGAGGTATTCGCCCGTGTTGAGATTGATGGCGTTCAGCGTGCCCCAGGGTGGTTTAATGGCCGGGTAGTTGTCCTGGTCCCGAAACTGGGTGTTGCCGTTGTTCAGGTAGGGGGGCATGTACGGAAAATCTTCCCCCTCGGTCGTGGGCGTGTTCACCACTGAACTGTGCTGATCGTTGGATGCGACGGCGGGTTTGGTGTCGAGCTTGAACAGGTACCGGATAATGGCCTCCCGGTCGTCGGCGGTAAGGTGTCCGAACGAAGGCATCCGGCCCCGTCCCGTTACCAGAATAGAGGCTACCTGTTCTTTCGTCAGCCGTTTGTCAACGTCAGTCAGGTTAGGGTAGGCCTGAGCGGTCTGGTTACCCGCTCCCGCTTTTTCGCCCGCAGCGTGGCAGACGGCACAGTTGGTATTGAACAGGGTTTGGCCGCGCGTGAGGGCTACGCCACCAGCCTGCGCCCGAACGTCGCGCATTTTGAGCCACCAGAGCATGGTGTTGGCATTCTGGTACAAAATGCCATCAGGGTCGGCGGCATTGCCACCCCACTCGGCCCCGCCACCGAAACCGTATAACAAGGTGCCTTCAAGGTTGGGCGGCATGTATTTACTGCCGTGCCGGCTGTTTTTGTAGCGATCGAGTACATACGCATGGGCTTCGGGCGTCCGGGTCGTGATTTCACTCTCCGTCAACTCCTGCCGGACAAATGGTGCTGGTTTTGTTGGAACGGGCTGGGTAGGCCAGGGCTGTTCGCCGGGTAAGGCGGGCGAAGTAGGTACCCGTACTTCGTTTACCGGAAAAAGGGGTTTGCCAGTATCCCGGTCGAAGACAAATACATAGCCATCTTTGGTGGCCTGCGCCACCGCATCTACCATCTTTCCGTTGTGTTTGACCGTAATCAGATTGGGTGGGCAGGGCAGGTCACGGTCCCACAGGTCGTGGTGCACCGTCTGGAAATGCCAGATTCGTTTGCCGGTTGTTGCATTCAGGGCAATGACGCAATTGGCGAAGAGGTTCTGCCCTGGGCGGGCTCCGCCATAAAAGTCGACGGAGGGCGATCCCGTACCGGCATACACAACGCCCCGCTTTTCATCGACTACCAGGCCGGCCCAGCAATTGGCTCCGCCTAATTTTCTGTACGAATCTTTGGCCCAGGTTTCGTAGCCATACTCACCGGGAAGCGGAATGGTGTGAAATACCCATTCGAGCTTGCCGCTACGCACATTGAACGCCCGCAGATAGCCTGGAGGAGCATCGCCCCCTTCGTTGACGGCCGAACCGGTAATCAGTAAATCTTTGTAAATAACGCCGGGGGTCGTGACCCGGATTGACAGGTTGGCTACCTCATGGCCAAGAGTTTCCCTGTCGCCAAGCCCTTCGTGCAGATCGACCGTTCCATTTTTGCCAAAACTCTCCACCAGCTTTCCCGTTGTGGCATTGACTGCATACAGAAACGAGCCTACTGTATACAGAATCCGTTTATCCTGGCCATCTTCCCAGTACATGACCCCGCGAACCGGATGGAACCGGGGCTTTTTTTCGGGATCGGCGAAGGGGTCAAATTGCCAGTGTTGCTTTCCTGTGGCGGCATCAATGGCAAACAGTTTTAGCCTTGGCGACGTACCATAGAGCACCCCTTTTATAACGATGGGCTGGCACTGGATGTCCATACCCCGCTGACCACTGGCCTTGTTGTCGCCGGTATCATAGCTCCAGGCGAGGGTCAGATTTTTTACCGTCTGGGTGTTGATTTGAGACAAAGGTGAGTAGCGATTTCCGGCAGCATTGCCGCCATAAGTCGGCCAGTCGTTGTTCGGTGGGGACTGTTTTATGGATGGCTTGTCTTCATTCAAGGAGAGGTAACTTCCCAGAATCAATAGGCCGAATAAGGATTTCAGGACAAAATTCATGGACTAGTTAGTCGGTTAAGAGTTCTAGAACAAAGGCGTTATTTAAACGTTTGCAGAAGCGTTTTTTGAGATTCTCTGGCATGTGGGCCGCCCCGCTTCGTCAGAATGACAGAAAATGCCGATTATGGCTCGTTCAGGCAAGTTTAAACGGAGTTCAATAGTACTTGATCCGCATTACTTCGCTTTCTCATAAAATTCATAGGTAATTTTCCAGGTCACTTCCTTGCCGGGAGGGGCCTCCAGCCGAATATAAGGTTCCGGGCAGGAGGTGGTGGCGCAGGCCCAGTAAACCAGCTTTTCCATGGGATGGTCACTGGTAATGTGGACGCCCGCCCCGGTCTTCTGGTTTTCGATACGGATGTCGTAATCGCTGGAAACGGGTTTGAATCCTTGCAAACCCGCACTATAGACCTGTTCTTTTTTTTCTAACTCCCGCGAATAAAATAGCCGGTTGCCCTCCGCCTGAATGGTGGTCCCGAATCCCTTACCCTCCGCTTTTACCTCGAATGGAAACTTAATGTTGACCGTGGGTCCAGTGGGTTGTTTGTCGATGATAAAGAAGTTGTGGTCATACACGCTTGTCTGGATGGGTTTGCTACCCGTGTTTTTGAGGCTATGCTCCAGCACCAGTTCAGGTTTGCCCTTGCTCAGTCGAACGGTTTTGGTGTACCGATACCCATAGCCGGTCGGATCGGTTAGTTCATGCGTAAAATTAATCTGGTCTTTGTGGCGTTTGACGGTCCATTTGCCGTGATCAGCTACCTCGAAATACTTCGCAAAAGAGTAGGCTTTATCGTCTGGCTTGCGGAGCGACCCGACCCCAATCTTCACGAATGTATCACCGGGTTTGGCGTCTGCGTAGCCCAGTGGTGTAAACTCCTCGGCGGGCCCATTGATGGCATCGTGCATCTTGGGGTCGTAGGTGTCAAACCATTGATCAATAAAACTATGTCCTTTGTAGGTAAGATTCCCGAACGCACCCGCCCAGTCGAACCGGGTGCCCTGATAGTACCCCTGCTGCTCATCCGGTAGGTATAGGGTCGTTTCAATAACGCCATTCGACAGTTCGGCCTGCGGCCATTCAGCCAGAGGCATTGTTGCGGCACATAAGCCGAAAATAGCGGTTGTCAGTACTATTGCCTTTTTCAAAATGGTATGTGTTTGTAAAGGCCTATAAGGTTTTTGAAACCTTATAGGCCTACTTTGTTAGATCACCTACAAATTTGGGTTAATTGACGTATCGGTGTACGGCAACGGGAACCAATAATTTGCCTTGGTAATTGGCTTGATTGGTTGCAGATCTTCAGGACTTTTGGCCGCATTGGCAGCTTCTACTTGCTCCAGCCGAATCAGGTCAAACCACCGGGTCCGTTCGCAGGCAAACTCCCAGGCGCGTTCCTGTACCACGGCGTCGGCAAACTGAGCGGCCGTAAGGCCATCACCCGGTGCAAGTGCCTTGGTTCCCGCCGGCAAACCCCGCAGCCGAACCGCATTTAATGCATCATAGGCTGCCTGATCCGGTCCACCCGTACCGCGTGCTTTGGCCTCTGCATAGATGGTCAGTACGTGTGGGTAGCGCATCATGACAGATGGCAGCGAAATGCTGGACGTAACGACATTACCTTTGATGTACCATTTCTTGTAGTACGGATGTTTCGTCAGGCTTTGCTCCCAGGGAATGGTGGTAGCACCCAAGCCAAACTGCGTCCGGAAGGTAGCATCTTTACGGGGACCAGCGGGGAAGTTCTTAAAGAAATTGAGTTCGGCAAACATATCGTCCCAGCCCCCCTCTTCACCCGGCATGGTTGTGTTGCCATACGTAGCGTTGGCCGTACCGCTGCCTCCCGTAAATCCACTGATCTGAAATACCGATTCCGGAATAATTGCCACGGCCGGATCGTTGTCGAAAACGGCGGCAAACGTTGGCATCAACGCAAAACCATACGCAGCGCGGTTGTCAATCACTTCCTTGGCTTTGGCCGCAGCCAGATCGTATTTGTCGGTTTGCTTCAATGGCCAGCCCGCCATGGTCAGGTACACATCGGCCAGGAACGCTTTGGCCGCCCCCGCATTGGGCCGACCCGGATCGCGCCGGGTGTTGGGTAACAGGGTCTCCGCTTTCTTCAGATCCTCGACGATCAATGCATAGACCTCCGCTGGTGTCGATTTTTTGATGGTGAGTAGACTGGCCGAGTATTCACCCGCCAGAACCAGTGGGATATTGCCGTAAAAACGGGTTAACCAGTAGTAGGAAAAGCCACGAATGAAATAAGCCTCGCCCGCAATAATGTCGATCGTTGCCTTGGTACCGGCCGTTTTCGTGTAATTGTTGATCACGTTGTTGGCGCCCTGAATGGCTTTGTAGCAACCCGTGTAGACAGCTCCTGAGCGCTGGTTTGTGGTCGATACGTTAAACTGGTCGAACTCGCGCCAGTCGGCTTTGTTACTGGCTGGGTGCGTCGTCACATCGTCGCTACCAATGGTTGCCGCATTGGCCGATGGGTGAAGGAATCCATAGGTCCACTGATTGCCCAGGCCCCGATAGGCTCCGGTCAGGGCCGACTCCAGACCGTCCTGAGTCGAGAGAACATTTCCGCCGTATAACAGCCCGGTCGTATCTTCTTCAAGGTAACCTTTGCAGCCTGCGGTGAGCAGGGCCGCCAAGCCAAGTATGACTAATTTTTTCATGATTTGTTAAATAGGTTTACGGCTTACGGTTTATGGTTCACGGTTGGGCGGGCATGTTTGTGCGTCAGCCACCGGAAACTAAAAACGGAAAACCAGTTTTCTTAAAAGCCCAGGTTTATACCGAGCGTATATTGTTTGGCATTTGGATAGGAACCGTAGTCAATACCGATGGCGGTATCGGTGTTCGAACCGACGCGGGCGGACTCTGGATCCGGGCCCTTGTATTTTGTGATCGTCAGCAGATTCGTTGCGCTGGCAAATACCCGGATATTCGCCTTGTTATGAATGAATCCAGTGGGTACGTTGTAGGAAAGGCTTACGTTTTTCAAACGAACGAAGCTGCCATTTTCCAGGAACCGGCTCGACTGGGTGAACGGCTGATATGTTTTCGTAAACGCCGGAACGTCCGATGTTTCATTACCGGGCCGGTAGTAATCCCGAATCTCCGACAGAATGAATTGCCGCGCATCGCCCGAGCCTGACAGGGCTGCTGCCCGAGTATAGTTGAGCTTATCGACACCAAATACACCGTTGAAGAATACATTCAGGGTCAGTCCTTTATACGTAAATGTGTTGTTCCAGCCACCCGTTGCTTTCGGAAATGCCCGGCCTATAATCTGAAAGTCATCCGTTGTGATCGAATTGTCGCCGTTGAGATCCTGATAATGTGGATCGCCTGGTACACGACCCTGCTTGGCTGCTGCATCGGCTTCGTTTGGTTTCCAGGTTCCCAAATACTTCAGGCCCCAATACGAACCCAGTGGCTCGCCTGGTATCAGCATAAATTCATTCGTGGTCGACATGCCACCCCCAACGCCCGTACCCTGTCCCAGCCGGGGCAGCCCACCCAGACTGAGTACTTTGTTCTGTAAAGTAGACAGGTTCAGATTCGTCTCCCAGCGGAAACTTCCCGCTACCAAAGGTGTACCGCCGATTGAAAACTCAAAGCCTTTGTTCTCAACCTCACCCACATTTCGGGCCTGGGTACCACCACCGGCATAGCTCGGAATGGCTACGTTCAGGAGAAGGTCGGTCGTGTTCTTCTTAAAATAATCAGCTTCAATATGCAGCCGTCCGTTCAGAAATTCCATTTCAAGGCCTACGTCCACCTGCTTGGTTGTTTCCCACTTGAGGTCTGGATTGCCGGGGTTGCCCAAAATAACCCCCGAGGTGGCAGCCGTGTTGTTGAACGCGACCTGGGCTGAGCTATAGGACGATATCGTCGAGTAAGGACCAAGGGCCTGGCTGCCGGTCATCCCCCAGCTTCCCCGCAGTTTGAGGTTGCTGAATACGTTGAGTTTCTTGATAAACTCTTCCTCCGATAAACGCCACCCAAGCGCTACGGATGGGAAAACACTATACTGGTTGCCCGCTGCAAACTTGGATGATCCATCCCGACGGACGGCCGCTGATACCAGATATTTGTCTTTGTATCCATAGTTGATACGTCCCAGCAACGACAGCAGGGTCCATTTCTGATAACTCGACGCTACGGTAGCGGCTGTATTCCCGCCGATGTTGTCATAGCCCAATTGCGGAAACCGTAGTCCTGATGCACTGGCGGTAAAGTCTCTACTAGTGAATTGCTGTGTTTCCAGAACGGCAACGGCGTTAATGGAGTGATTGCCTATTTTGACGTCGTAATTCAGATTATTCGTGTTTTGAAGGGTCACCTGCTCGGCCGAATACCGGCTTGCGGTCGGTACGTTGTTCGAGAGTCGCTTGCCGTTTAAGTTCAGGTTTTGCAAATTCAGGTAATTGACGGCGTACTGTAAATCGAGCGAAAGCCCTTTGATGGGGAGCTTATAGTTCACCCCACCATTGATGTTGATACCGCTCTTGTTGGCATCGACTGACTGATCGTACAGATAATCCAGCGGATTGCGGTAAACGGAACCAATCGGGTCCGTAAACGTCGGCTGGCCATCGGCACCATAAGCAGGCGTGGTGGGTGCCCAGGCCAGTGCCTGAACGATGGCGCCACCGTCGAGCGTGTTGTGATTTTGTGACCGTGTAGCCCACAGATTCAGCCGAAACGAAAGTTTGTCATTGATCTGCGTATTTATGTTGGTCCGCAGGTTATACCGCTTAAACCCGCTGTTGTTGACGATACCATTTTGATTTAAATAGTTTCCCGACACCAGAAAGGTCGTTTTGTCGCTACCACCCGACAGCGTAATTTGGTGTTGTTGACCAGATCCATTACGGAATACCAGGCTCTGCCAGTCGGTGCCGCCATTTTGTTTGAACTGCGCGATCTGATCGGCCGTAAAGGGCAGATTGGAGCCCGTAGCGGTGGCGCGGGCATTGACGATTTCGGCAAATTCTCCGGCCGGTAATACGTCGTATTTTTTGATGACTTCCGACGTACTGAACTGACCTTCGTAGTTGACTTTAAGGCCTTTAGAACCTTTTTTGGTCGTAATGATCACCACGCCATTGGCACCGCGACTACCATAAATGGAGGTCGATGCGGCATCTTTCAGGATCTGAATGGTCTCAATATCGCTTGGGTTAACAAAGTTAAAATCAGCGCCAACGAACCCATCGACCACGTACAGCGGGTTGTTATTGCCCAAAACGGAGTTCGCTCCTCTGATCCGAATCCTGGCATCGCCACCAGGAGCTCCATTCGTCTGGCTTACCTGCACACCTGCAGCGCGTCCCTGCAGCACCTGATCCAGTCGGGTAACCGGCTGCTGGGCAAATTCCTTGGTGGAAATGGCCGTCAGCGCACCCGTTACGTCGGTTTTGCGTTGGGTACCGTACCCAACGACAACTACCTCGTTCAATGTTTTCTGGTCCTCCGCTAACTGAATCGTAACAACGGAGCGACCATTAATAGGCACTGTCTGGCTTATATAGCCGATATTCGAAAAGACCAGCGAGCCATTACCCGGCGCATTCAGCGTGAAATTGCCAGATGCATCGGTAGCGGTACCCACCGTTGTACCGCTAACCTGAACATTGACGCCCGGCAACCCCTGATTGTCGGGGCCGGTCACCGTACCCGTCACTCTGGCATTCTGAGCGAAGGCGTAGCCTTGGCACAGCAGCAGCAGCAGGAAGAGATAGTTTACATGTTTTTTCATGATTAAAAATTAATTGGGTAAAAGGAATACTGATTTTTAGTGTACTAGGGGATTGTTTAATTGTCTTTCCGTAGCTCGCTGATTACCAGTCGACTACGGAACCGTCGAGGGCGTTATATGACTCGGGGTTTTTCCAATCGTGGCCGATCTTGTCTTTCATCTTGTCTTCATCCAGTTCGACACCCAAGCCTGGCCCTTGCGGAATCATCACGGTGCCGTCTTTTTGCAGTTTGAAGGGGTTCTTTAAATACCCTTCGCCTAGGGAGACCTGCTCCTGTACCAGAAAATTGGGTATACTGGCTGCCAGATTAAGGCCAACGGCGAGGGAGATTGGCCCCATTGGATTATGCGGGGCAACGGGCACGTAGTACGCTTCGGCCATGCCCGCAATCAGGCGGCCTTCGGTGATACCACCCGCATGGCACAGGTCTGGTTGAACAATGCTGACGGCTTTCTTCTCCAGTAGTTCACGAAAGCCCCATTTGGTGAAAATGCGCTCTCCGGCCGCTATGGGTAGGTGGGTACCCCGAGCAATGTCAACCATCGTATCAACGTTCTGCGCCTGACACGGCTCCTCAACGAACATCGGTTGAAACGGCTCTAACTGCTTGATGAGTACTTTGGCCGTTTGGGGTGAAATATTTCCATGAAAGTCGATGGCAATGTCCATCTCAGGGCCACCAGCTTCCCTCAGGGAAGCGAAATTATCGACGGCATATTTGATGAATTGGGGGTTTTCGACAATGTTGGCCGGGTTCTTATGGGCAACGCCTGTTTTGATAACCGTATATCCTTCGGCCTTCCGTTTCTTGATGTCTTCCGCATTGCTGGCCCGACCGTAAATCCGGACCCGGTCGCGGGTAGGACCACCCAGCAGCTCATAAACCGGCACATTCAGAAGCTTCCCTTTAATATCCCACAAAGCATGGTCGATGCCACTCAATGCACTCGTTAAAATGGGACCGCCCCGATAAAAGGCGTGTCGATAAATCGCCTGCCAGTGGTGCACAACATGCCGGGGGTCTTTACCGATCAGATACGGTTCTACTTCTTTAATCGCCGTCTGGATTGTTAGCGCCCGACCCTCGAGCAAGGGTTCGCCTAAA
It encodes:
- a CDS encoding 2-dehydro-3-deoxygalactonokinase, translating into MKNHLLGCDWGTSSFRLRLIDSTDLRLISEVTSQEGVASTFSDWKANGESQGVSREHFFRQQLKRQVDWLASKTAIDLTGTPIVISGMASSSIGMEEVPYATLPFPTDGSLASTRQLSAQADFPHDLTLISGVRTQDDVMRGEETQLIGLLDLLDTLQMSVDESILLFPGTHSKHIYIQQQQVTDFRTFMTGELFNLMAYHSILKDSVEPTDLHTFSDSDLTAFTSGINDADSSILNALFRVRTNQLFNKLSKKQNALYLSGLLIGDELKTLIKQPKWQLILCSGNNLYELYKLAMEVLQLSDRTTTISANLIDKATMAGQLKIAQNQHVLLPK
- a CDS encoding MFS transporter; this translates as MTNSQPTYYRWIIVILLFSATTINYLDRQIIGLLKPILEVEFSWTETNFSRIVTAFSAAYAVGLLAFGWFIDKVGTRIGYAVTIVWWSVAGMLHALARSVFGFGLARVGLGLGEAGNYPAAVKTVAEWFPTKERALATGLFNAGTSVGVVVALLIVPWILTHYGWQEVFWITGALGFVWLIFWLVFYDIPAKQKRLSATEYTYITSGQEAESGNKIAINWVKLFTLPQTWALITGKGLIDPIYWFFLFWLPSYFSSTFKLDLKKPSLELMLIYTATTVGSVGGGYLSSWLIKHGWPTLKARKTVLIVFAGLELSIILAQFATDVWAAVGLISLAVAAHQAWATNVFTMASDLFPKQAVSSAVGIAGMAGAVGGIFFPMLVGSLLDSYKAAGNLSGGYNLLFTICGCTYLLAWTIIHLLTRKPKSVDISQLM
- a CDS encoding SusC/RagA family TonB-linked outer membrane protein, coding for MKKHVNYLFLLLLLCQGYAFAQNARVTGTVTGPDNQGLPGVNVQVSGTTVGTATDASGNFTLNAPGNGSLVFSNIGYISQTVPINGRSVVTIQLAEDQKTLNEVVVVGYGTQRKTDVTGALTAISTKEFAQQPVTRLDQVLQGRAAGVQVSQTNGAPGGDARIRIRGANSVLGNNNPLYVVDGFVGADFNFVNPSDIETIQILKDAASTSIYGSRGANGVVIITTKKGSKGLKVNYEGQFSTSEVIKKYDVLPAGEFAEIVNARATATGSNLPFTADQIAQFKQNGGTDWQSLVFRNGSGQQHQITLSGGSDKTTFLVSGNYLNQNGIVNNSGFKRYNLRTNINTQINDKLSFRLNLWATRSQNHNTLDGGAIVQALAWAPTTPAYGADGQPTFTDPIGSVYRNPLDYLYDQSVDANKSGININGGVNYKLPIKGLSLDLQYAVNYLNLQNLNLNGKRLSNNVPTASRYSAEQVTLQNTNNLNYDVKIGNHSINAVAVLETQQFTSRDFTASASGLRFPQLGYDNIGGNTAATVASSYQKWTLLSLLGRINYGYKDKYLVSAAVRRDGSSKFAAGNQYSVFPSVALGWRLSEEEFIKKLNVFSNLKLRGSWGMTGSQALGPYSTISSYSSAQVAFNNTAATSGVILGNPGNPDLKWETTKQVDVGLEMEFLNGRLHIEADYFKKNTTDLLLNVAIPSYAGGGTQARNVGEVENKGFEFSIGGTPLVAGSFRWETNLNLSTLQNKVLSLGGLPRLGQGTGVGGGMSTTNEFMLIPGEPLGSYWGLKYLGTWKPNEADAAAKQGRVPGDPHYQDLNGDNSITTDDFQIIGRAFPKATGGWNNTFTYKGLTLNVFFNGVFGVDKLNYTRAAALSGSGDARQFILSEIRDYYRPGNETSDVPAFTKTYQPFTQSSRFLENGSFVRLKNVSLSYNVPTGFIHNKANIRVFASATNLLTITKYKGPDPESARVGSNTDTAIGIDYGSYPNAKQYTLGINLGF
- a CDS encoding outer membrane protein assembly factor BamB family protein, with translation MNFVLKSLFGLLILGSYLSLNEDKPSIKQSPPNNDWPTYGGNAAGNRYSPLSQINTQTVKNLTLAWSYDTGDNKASGQRGMDIQCQPIVIKGVLYGTSPRLKLFAIDAATGKQHWQFDPFADPEKKPRFHPVRGVMYWEDGQDKRILYTVGSFLYAVNATTGKLVESFGKNGTVDLHEGLGDRETLGHEVANLSIRVTTPGVIYKDLLITGSAVNEGGDAPPGYLRAFNVRSGKLEWVFHTIPLPGEYGYETWAKDSYRKLGGANCWAGLVVDEKRGVVYAGTGSPSVDFYGGARPGQNLFANCVIALNATTGKRIWHFQTVHHDLWDRDLPCPPNLITVKHNGKMVDAVAQATKDGYVFVFDRDTGKPLFPVNEVRVPTSPALPGEQPWPTQPVPTKPAPFVRQELTESEITTRTPEAHAYVLDRYKNSRHGSKYMPPNLEGTLLYGFGGGAEWGGNAADPDGILYQNANTMLWWLKMRDVRAQAGGVALTRGQTLFNTNCAVCHAAGEKAGAGNQTAQAYPNLTDVDKRLTKEQVASILVTGRGRMPSFGHLTADDREAIIRYLFKLDTKPAVASNDQHSSVVNTPTTEGEDFPYMPPYLNNGNTQFRDQDNYPAIKPPWGTLNAINLNTGEYLWQVPLGEYPELTKKGIPPTGTENHGGPIVTAGGLIFIAATYDETLRAFDKKTGKVVWEYKLPAGGFATPITYMVDGKQYIAIAAGGTRYGLKPGGSYVAFALP
- a CDS encoding bifunctional 4-hydroxy-2-oxoglutarate aldolase/2-dehydro-3-deoxy-phosphogluconate aldolase, whose product is MSQHTFSWELFSKAPIVGIIRGLPPDAIDHILPVYREAGLTTIEITMNTAGAASIIQNATNHHREGLNIGAGTVCTLDDLDQALDAGAQFIVTPVVDKKVIKACVKRGVPIFPGAFTPSEIYKAWTLGASMVKVYPATSLGPEYIKDVKAPLNQLKLMPTGGVSLDNMAAYFKAGADGLGIGSHLFDKALIQAKNWAGLKAHWQDFVKTMQAAMEQK
- a CDS encoding RagB/SusD family nutrient uptake outer membrane protein, translating into MKKLVILGLAALLTAGCKGYLEEDTTGLLYGGNVLSTQDGLESALTGAYRGLGNQWTYGFLHPSANAATIGSDDVTTHPASNKADWREFDQFNVSTTNQRSGAVYTGCYKAIQGANNVINNYTKTAGTKATIDIIAGEAYFIRGFSYYWLTRFYGNIPLVLAGEYSASLLTIKKSTPAEVYALIVEDLKKAETLLPNTRRDPGRPNAGAAKAFLADVYLTMAGWPLKQTDKYDLAAAKAKEVIDNRAAYGFALMPTFAAVFDNDPAVAIIPESVFQISGFTGGSGTANATYGNTTMPGEEGGWDDMFAELNFFKNFPAGPRKDATFRTQFGLGATTIPWEQSLTKHPYYKKWYIKGNVVTSSISLPSVMMRYPHVLTIYAEAKARGTGGPDQAAYDALNAVRLRGLPAGTKALAPGDGLTAAQFADAVVQERAWEFACERTRWFDLIRLEQVEAANAAKSPEDLQPIKPITKANYWFPLPYTDTSINPNL